The Burkholderiales bacterium region CCATGCAGCAAGCCGTCGTTCGCACCCATGTACACCACCGGAGTGCGGTTGGCGTAGGTGCTGGCAAAGGTTCCATACGTTGGATCCGAGGTATGCGCAACATCGGTGCTGCCGGGCGCGCCCACATATTGCGGGTTGGAATTGATGATGTCTCCCAGCTTGCTTACCGGACGCCTTCTGAAGGTGTTGGCGGAGGTCCCTTCATTGCTTGCATCACCCCTTAAATAAGCCAGCCGCGAAGAGCCCAGCGCATCTACCGTCCCACTGGCATTTTGATTGAGGTAGGCCGCAAGCGTTGCATTGGCACTCACGTTGCTCCACTCAAAGGGAATGCCGGAATTATTATGGGCAACGCCGGACGCCGGGTTGTAGCTGATGATCACGCGGCTCGTTGGCAGTTGCGTGTTGATTTGCTGGCCCGAGTCCCAATCCGCCGTGTTAGAAATGTTGCCGTTCAAGTCCACCGGATAGGACAGCAGCTGCCCGCTCCAGTCGGCGCTATTAAAGCGCGCCTGAAATACCCGGGTTCCGGTATTAAGCGAGGTTGAGTTGGTCGCAACCGAGGTCGACGATGAAACACCCAATATCTGGGTAAAGGCCCGATCCAGCGATATCTGCAGCTGGCCTGGATTGGTCACGGGGAAGTAATTATCCGGGATGCCATCGCTGCCATCGAGCCCCGTGCTGTTGATCACTTTGTCCCACTCGGCGACTTGGTCGGGACGACCGTTGCCATTGAGATCATGAAAGCCGCCGTATTTCGCCACATACCACAGCGGATCGTTCAGCGTGCCGCCGACGCCGGTCACGTTATATGTAGCGCTCATCGATGGAACCACGGGATTATTGTCGATCGTGCAAGCACTACATTCGGTCGTGACCGTACCGCTGGGCGAGGTGTACTGGTAATAGAAGCCGGGCTTCGAGGTCGTGGCGGTCGCGGGATCAAGGCAACCGGTGCCGCCGTTAATGGACCAATTAGCAGAATTGCTATCTTGTATCCCGGAAAAGAAATGGGCGCCATCTTTATTTGTTCCGGAGATGACATAGCCAAACCCGTCGCAGCCGTTGCCACCGCGGCCCGCCACTTTTGTCGATACCGTGATTTGACTCGTGCTGGTATTGACCTGGTAGCTGATAATTCCATCTATGTCCAGCTCGTAGTCTGCGCCTTGCCCCGATTCGTCCCATTGGACTAGGTAGGTGCCAAAGGGACCGGTCGCGTTGGTGCCGGTGGTGATAATTTTAAAGTCCACAATTTGTCCAGGGCCGAAGGTGACGATCTGGTCTTCAAACTTGCCCGCGGGCATGATTGTGACTGTCTTGGCGCCCACCGGAATGGTGATCTTCGGAACATTGGGCGATAGCGTAAGCGCAGATGTCGTGACTTTGAGCGAATTAGCATCGCTCGCGGGCACGGTAAGATCAGTGCGAATCCGGTTGGTATGAGCCTCATAGGCGATACCTGCAATATCGTAAGAACCCTGATAGCGGGGCTGGTCGGGGCAGATGCCCGACGCGCTGCCCAAGGCGCTAATGACCTTAGGTGAGCAGGTGCTATCGTTCACCGAGCCGCTGTTGCCGATTAACCAGGTGCCCCCGTTGATATTCTCATGCTGGCTGTCGCCGATGGTATTGGTCCATTGCTGGGCGCTTTGCGCCGTATTCAGGTCGGTTATTCCACCCAGTTGGTCGCTGTCAAAGGATTGGGTCGCAGCATTGATTACCAATGTGTTCAACGGCGCGCAGTATGTATTGGCGCTCAAGGGATCGTTCCAGCTGGGTTGCGAGAGCCCTAACACGGTGTCCTGAACCGTGCCGCTATAGGTAAATTGCGGGTTCGGGGTTTTATGCGCTAAATAACGCAGCGACTCCAGATACATTTCCGAAATCGGGTTGCCCCAAGAGCCGCAACGGCCTTCAGAGAAATCCCCCCGGTTCAGGTACGACCCCGGTGGGCCGCTGCCCGAATTGGCTTGGACGATGCCGCAATTGTCGCTGGGCGCGCCTGCCGGGGGGACGGCGTCACTATAACTTCCCCAC contains the following coding sequences:
- a CDS encoding PilC/PilY family type IV pilus protein, which codes for MSFGLFTGSYAKNKSGGVLRKNAGSFTDEVNSSTGQFLRPAAGSIVDNLDDFKLYGYYWGSTDSNGGTWGSYSDAVPPAGAPSDNCGIVQANSGSGPPGSYLNRGDFSEGRCGSWGNPISEMYLESLRYLAHKTPNPQFTYSGTVQDTVLGLSQPSWNDPLSANTYCAPLNTLVINAATQSFDSDQLGGITDLNTAQSAQQWTNTIGDSQHENINGGTWLIGNSGSVNDSTCSPKVISALGSASGICPDQPRYQGSYDIAGIAYEAHTNRIRTDLTVPASDANSLKVTTSALTLSPNVPKITIPVGAKTVTIMPAGKFEDQIVTFGPGQIVDFKIITTGTNATGPFGTYLVQWDESGQGADYELDIDGIISYQVNTSTSQITVSTKVAGRGGNGCDGFGYVISGTNKDGAHFFSGIQDSNSANWSINGGTGCLDPATATTSKPGFYYQYTSPSGTVTTECSACTIDNNPVVPSMSATYNVTGVGGTLNDPLWYVAKYGGFHDLNGNGRPDQVAEWDKVINSTGLDGSDGIPDNYFPVTNPGQLQISLDRAFTQILGVSSSTSVATNSTSLNTGTRVFQARFNSADWSGQLLSYPVDLNGNISNTADWDSGQQINTQLPTSRVIISYNPASGVAHNNSGIPFEWSNVSANATLAAYLNQNASGTVDALGSSRLAYLRGDASNEGTSANTFRRRPVSKLGDIINSNPQYVGAPGSTDVAHTSDPTYGTFASTYANRTPVVYMGANDGLLHGFNAVQSTASGGGDEVLGYVPSRIYSDLPKFMSQNYVHRYYVDGTAIVQDVCMPTPPLLANPCPAASNWKSVLVGDLRAGGQGVFALDVTDPSQFTEANANKLALWEFTDSDDADLGFVYGQPQIGKMANGQWAVVFGNGYNNTYSCTVRPCPNMGGAEGPLDNHASATGHGVVYILFIQPGATGSSWVAGTNYIKLDTMVGTAGSPNGLAQPALVDANGDGVIDYIYVGDLQGNMWKFDVTSSNPSNWKTAFGGVGSPVPLFTAKDASNNAQPITSAPVVYPNPNGGEMVLFGTGLYLQASDASNVSQQTLYGIWDNGSTVSGRSLLVSQSVLANVTTSAGTFRVTSQNAVNYTTAPTNTGWYMDFPNVNASGNPVYGSGTATGERVAYNPIISTQKLVVNTATPSANLCTAGGTTWTMDLDPISGGTLTFSPFDVNGDNNFTTSDLVTVNGTQYYVSGIASTVGIAPTPTVISGATGSGKEYKILSGSTGGLASVLENNPGAPPPAGPLKRRAWREIFRQ